The Gossypium hirsutum isolate 1008001.06 chromosome A13, Gossypium_hirsutum_v2.1, whole genome shotgun sequence nucleotide sequence TAAGATTCTTTATCCAAACACACTCTTAaagtttactttttaaaattttggcataatctaaaatattttggCAAACCCTTGTAAAATTTGAtaaatctttcaaattttcagtaaattcttaaaaattttggtacaaaaaaaattatagaaatttcaataaattcttaaaaattttgatataatattaaaaaatatgatataCCAAATGTTGAATGGATCAAGTTTCAAGAAATTTTCGTATAACGTTAACAATTTTGATAAACCCAAATGTTGAATGGGTAAATCTGACTCTaaggaaaagtttaaaatatacCTTAAAATATTTGGTAAAGCCTTAAGAAATTTGGTATAACTTATACAAAGACAGCTGCATGGGTTGAGGAAAAATTGTGATAAATCCTATGGAAATGCTATTCTTAGAAATTTTGGTAAGTCCTAAgaaatttttgtataaatttaaaatttttggtataCTAAAATGTTGAATGGATCAAGGTTAGGACcctaatttagaaattttttatataacctTAAAAATTTTAGGAAATTCTTAAAACTTTTGGTATAGTTTTAGATATTTTGGTGTGACCTTATAAATTTTGGTACACAAAAAGTTTCAAGGAAaagcttttgaaattttggtaTAATCTTAAAGATATTagtaaatcttaaaaaaatttggtaaatccttgaaaatttttataaaaaaaatcaaattttggcaTAGAAGAAATTCTATGGAAAATGCATAGAAATTTTGgtaaactttttgaaattttagtataaattagaaattttgatatactaaaatgttGAATGGATCGAATCTAAGACCCTTAGgaaaaactttagaaattttggtaaaCCATTTAGTATAtccttaaaaattttaataaatttaaatattttgatataattttaaaaattttggtatattaaaatgttaaatgggTCAAGTCTGAGACCCTAagtaaaagtttaagaaattttgatataactttaaaatttttgatacATCCTTAAAAATTTAGCTAtaactttaaatattttgataagtatttagaaatttaggtttaagtatattaagactGGTGCATGGGTTGAGGAAACAATTTGATAAATCCTATGAAAAGTTaactttagaaattttggtaCACCAAAATGTTGAATGAGTCGAGTTTGATAAGTAAGgaaaaactttagaaattttggtaaaCCCCTTGATAATGTTAGTATAACCTAAATCCTTAAAACTTTTCTATACAAGAAATTTTGGtaaacccttaaatttttttttaaaaaaccattAGAAATGATATAgctttaaaatttttggtaagtACAATTAAGTTTTGGTATATAGAAAATTCTTAggaaaaatcatagaaattttgGTATAACTTTAGAAATTATGGTGTATTAAAATATTCAATGGGTCGAGTTTGGAACTCTTAGAAATAACTTTAGAAATTTTAGTAAACTCTTAAAAATGTTGGTATggtatagatttttttttttagattgtaAGGAGTtttgatataaactttaaaattatggTATGCCAAAATATTGAATggataagtttaaaattttaaaagaaaaattttaacaattttttattatcttaaaatttttgtataacgttagatattttgataaatatttaggaattttgatAAACTTTTagaaatttggtttaattttaaaattttcataaacctttaaaattgtaaattaggtATGTAGAAAATTCCAAAGAAAACccttaaaaattttggtttacaAAAATATTGAATGGGTTGAGTTTGTGACATTTAGGAAATGCtttagaaattttgataaattgcaaaTAATTTTAGTAtaagtttagaaattttggtatattaaaatattgaatgGAAAAGATTAATAAATTTTGGTATAAAGGGAGGGCATGTAAAATTAACATAGTTTTATGTCATCTCataattttttctttcattaatattttaataatttaatacattCGTACCaatataacaatattaatattaattaaattaaaattcaatggGCACTAAACTTCttatatatatggttatttttgtttaatgtatgaatatgtacatatatttttagaaaataaaagtaatttaatGTAAGCTTTCATTGTATAAAAagtccataattttttttttacaaattactaaaatttaatagaataattgtttttcgaaaaaaaaatctaaatattttagcttttatcaattatgtaaaatttaaaacaGTGTTGAAGATAGTGAGAGGTGGGAGCAATCCGAAGTCCAAATGCAACCAATACCACACACAACTCCCCCCATATGGCAAAGGAATGAAATTTGAGTGGAACAAAAATAACAAACAGTTGAGTGGTGGGAATAAAGATGGCGGCTGCCACGGTTCTTCATGTTGTGGCGGCGGCTTTTCTCCGACCGCCGCATTCGCTGCCGCGGACGAAGGCTAAAGAACCCAGACTGAAACCAGGACTTGCTTTCCCTCACCTTTACGATAACAAGCTTCCCGTTCTCGGTCGTGGCTATGGTGTTGGTAACCGTAGTTTCATCACTTGCTATGTTGACCCATCCACTGAGTCTCGTGTCAGCGTGTTAGGGGTGAGTCAGATAAAGGAGAAATGCAGTAAGTGGCAATGGAAAGGTCGGTACTCCATCAATTACTTTGTTTCCTCATCATCTTCTACCAACCCTCCTTTGCTTCTCGTTCATGGATTTGGTGCCTCCATTCCCCATTGGCGAAGGTACCCAAACTGGAAATATCGttgcttttcatttattttgaaatgATTGCAGTATTTGAACTGGGTTAACAATTGTTGTAGGAATATTGACACATTGGCTCAGGATTACACTGTTTATGCTATTGACCTTCTGGGTTTTGGTGCATCAGATAAGCCCCAAGGTTTTTCATATTCCATGGAAGCTTGGGCTGAGGTATATTTCACTACAACCCAAGCTCACAAAAACATGGCGTTTAACtgttttaatcaaaattaatccttCTAATCTCAATATTATTGTTCACAGTTGATACTAGATTTCTTGAATGAAGTTGTTCAGAAGCCTACTGTGTTGATTGGAAACTCTGTGGGAAGTCTTGCTTGTGTGATAGCTGCCTCAGGTAGTTAAAACACATAGTTTAAAtccatatataattttttttgatgatTATATTGCTAGATACCGAACCAAATTCTACTTAGCAATTAGTTATCAATGATTACTTgctaattaagtttatttaatacgtaaatatttatatcatGTAAGAAATCTTAGAGAATAAGATTTCTTGATGATCAAGCAATAGGATCTTAGGTCAGAATTATGAGATAGATGTAATTTCTATGGCATATTTGTGTAGGAAATGAGTTTTGTAGGGTTGTGAGAAAGAGTTTAGTAAAATATTGGGTTAATGGGGcaaaatgtatttcatgtgtttaAACCTAGAGAGCGTAGAAAACTGGGCTTGTTTTGGGGCTCAGGATTAGTATTTGTGTATTGCGTGTTTTGAACCCGTTGTAATCCTTGTGTTTATAGTGGAATTTTTTTCCCTCATCCCTCAATGTAGGCAACCGGAACCGAATCATCTCTTGTAATATCTATGGGGTCTCTGTATAGGAAATGAGTTTTGTAGGGGTGTGAGGAAGAATTTGGTAAAATATTGGGTTAATGGGGTAAAGTGTATTTCAAGTGTTCAAACCTAGGGAGCATAGAAAACTGCGCTTGTTTTTGGGCTCGAGTTTAGTGCTTGTCTATTGGGTGTGAGGAAGAGTTTGGTAATTTCTGTGGCATCTTTGTATAGGAATGACTTTTGTAGGGTCGTGAGGAAGAGCTTGGTAAAATATCGGGTTAATGGGATAATGTGTTTCCATGTGCTTAAACCTAGGGAACATAGAAAACTGGGCATCTTTTTGGGGCTCAGGTTTAGTGTTTGTCCATTGAGTGTTTTGAATTCTTTGTAATCCTTATGTTTATGGTGGAGTTTTTCTCTTATCCCTAGATGTAGGCAACCAGAAGTGGAGCATGTTAAATATTATCTCTTGTGCGTATCATGTATTCCATGTTGATCTCGCGTTTGATTGTGTTTCCACTTACAAATTTCTAATGTATATTGTGTGGAACAAGAATCTAGTCAAAACCTGGTTCGAGGGATTGTGCTGTTGAATTGTGCTGGTGGGATGAACAACAAGGCAATTGTTGATGATTGGAGGATCAAACTCCTCTTACCTTTGCTTTGGTTGGTTGATTTCTTATTGAAGCAAAGACGAATCGCCACGGCCGTCTTTGAGCGCGCCAAGCAAAGGTATTCTATTTGGTTCAACCATCTTCCTGTACTGATATTCATTGCTACTCATCCAGTTGTCTTTAATGCAGAGATAATCTAAGAAACATTTTGTTATCTGTTTATGGAAATAAAGAGTCCGTTGATGATGAACTAGTTGAGGTACAGCAATCAATCTCCTTGAGTTACCGCCTACGGTTCCTTATTAACACGAACCATTTAAACTTGATAATAATGTTCTTTTACAATGCAGATCATCAATGGACCAGCGAACGATGAAGGTGCTCTCGATGCCTTTGTCTCGATTATAACCGGTCCACCAGGGCCAAACCCTGTGCAATTGATGCCGAGAATCAACTTACCTGTCCTAGTTTTATGGGGTGATCAAGATCCTTTCACCCCTATAGATGGGCCTGTAGGTAAGTACTTCTCTTCCTTACCTTCGAAATCGTCGAATGTAAGCCTTTATATGTTGGAAGGTGTAGGGCATTGCCCCCATGATGATAAACCTGACCTAGTTCATCAAAAGTTGCTTCCTTGGTTGGCTCAAGTTACTGCTTTGTGAGCAGCCATTGATGTAATTGCTAGAAATTGGTGGCCATTTGTATAGTAGATTTTTGATccaaggaatatatatatatatatatgtatagcaaTGATATGTCATGTATATGTTGCATTGACGCTTAGCCTATAAATAAGTGTCAATTTCTTTACTATTTACCTTTTAGAATTTCTTCATTTGACATTTGAAAAAATTCATAATAGATGGATTAtagtttaaaatgattttatatattGTATGAAAGATAGAAATAATAATCTTTTATAGAAACTctaaatgattttatatattattttttaaaagtcatTCGTTCCATTAGTCAGATGAATCTACTTATATCAATTAGTCATTCTTTCACGTTATGCTGCTCATTTAGGGGGGTTAGGTCCATTCATTTATCATTTCTTGACCAAGGCTCTAAACACTCAAATCTGGTCTCTATAACATTTCACTTTACTAAATCAAGGTGAGAACAAAAGTATTACGAAATTTCTCTTCACTAATTACTTACATGGCGTctcaatattaaattttattttagtaccttattattatcttttattcacatataatttcacttaTTACtgttttttttggtgaaaaagatATTACAACGCAagtattaaacattaaaaaaacatCATCACATAATTCTCATTAACCAACTGCAACCTCGATTCTCTGTTTCGCCTAACCTGGACAATCGTGTCTGcgattttattttcatctctaggAATATGTTGAAGATTTCAATGGCTTAGAAGCTTCAAAAACAAAAGTATTCTTCTTACTAAAGTAGAATTAGAGTCTTCACGAACTCCTTTATGAATGATTTTAACAGCTTTAAAATTATCTGTTCGAATGACGACTTTTTGAAAGCCTCGATCAAGAGAAATTTTCAACATGTCTAAGATTCCCCTTAATTCTAAACCAAAAACTTCACAATTGCCCAAATACATGTTGAAACAAACAATCCAATTCCCATTATGATCTCGCAGAAATCCTTCAGCTGCGGCAAACATATCCACAGATTTAACTGAACCATCCGTATTTAAATAAACCCAACCATCCGAAGAAACAAGAATGAAATCCGATCTTGAAGGTTTAGTGGCATGCGAACTTAACATAGAAACATACTGCTTTGCTCAACACAAAGTGGCTTTAATAAATTCATCAGTACTCCACGAAAAACCTTGAAATATGTGTAGGTTTCGGTTCTTCCAAATGCGCCAAATGATAATCCCGAACAAACAAGTCCAATTGACTCCTCCGACTAAGGTAATAGCTTGCTTATTCCATAGATTAAGCTCTATCCACTCGTAAAGATGCCCTGTAAAAAAAATAGATTGTTTACCTGTAGGGATTAACTACATCCATATTTCCCGTGCCGTTATGCAATCCCATAAAACATGGACACTTTCATAATTATGACCACATATTCCACAAGTAGTGTCTGTTTCCAATCTTCTTCGTAACCTTTCTGCATTAGTGAGCAAACGATGTTTAAAAACAAGCCAAATGCAAACTTTAACCCTTTGTGACCATTGATATTTCCACGGTAATTTCCAAACATCCACTTTTGCATTCCATGATTCTTCCCGAAGTTTTTTGTACGCACTTTTAATTGAGAAAGAACCAGACGTGGTCCCTCCCTAAATAATTCTATCCATGCTAGAATTTAGTTGAGGTGGCAGAATCCCTACAATCCGTTGAATGGTATCCTCAGAGAACTGAAGACGAAAGAATTTTAAATTCCAATCCCCATTTTCTGTGACCATATCACTGAAAGTACAATCCATATCCAAGTTATAATTAGAAgctacctttttttttttccaaagacCCAACATTAGGAACCCAAGGATCCCTCCAACAGTTAATACTTCGACCATCTCCAACTGACCAGAGTAGATTCTCACGTATGAGAGGCCAAACCTTCAATAAAGATCTCTACAAAAAAGAACTCCGACCCCTCAATAAGGTTTCTGGCAAGCCACTTTGAACATAATACTTAGATCTAAGCACGTTAACCCAAGAGAAGAAgtattagtcactaaattaaataTCAACATGAATGAAGTATTATGATCATGTAAAGACTTTATACTAAGACCACCATGCGATTTAGGTTGCCATATTGTGTCCCAActgaccaaagctattttttttatttccaccAGTGGATCCCTAAATGAATTGCCTAACCATAACTTCAATTTCATCACACAAGCCTTTAGGGGTCATCATCCATTGCATAAAATAACTCAGAATTGATAACAAGACCGATTGAGCTAAGGTAATTCTGCCGGCAAGAGAAAGTTGTCTAGCGTCCCAGCTACAAAGCTTATTACGCACCTTATCCACAACAAAGCGCAAAGTATTATTCATAATCTTCTCATGAAAGAGGGGGAAACCTAAGTACGAACCAAGATTTTGCACCACTTGAAACTCAAAAATTCCACTAATACGCTTTTGAATGTCTTCATCCACGCCTTTAGAGAATTTATGTCCCGAAAAACCAAAAAACGTGTCTAAAACTTCCTTGATAACCGTGCTTAATTTTTCTCCGCCTGACCAAAAAAGATCAAGTCATCTGCAAAAAAAGATAGGAAAGGGACGGACCTGATCTAGACAACTGGATAGGCAACCATCTACCATCAACCATGGCTGCATGAATACCATGCCTTAGCCACTCCATACACAAAATAAAAAGGTAAGGTAAAAGCGGGCATCCTTGATGAATACCTCTTGCTGGTTTGAATTTCTGGGATGGTACTCCATTCCAAAGCACCTGCATAGTGGAACTTGAAATAGTTGACATAATTACATTACGAAGAACATTAGGAATACCTGTAGCCTGTAGAGAAGCGTTTATGAAATCTCAACGAACGCAATCATAAGCCTTCgcaagattaattttaatgaccATCCATcttttattcttttgcttattttTCATAGAATGTATGACCTCCTGAACAATAATGATGTTGTCGTTGATATTTCTCCCTGCTACAAATCCTGCTTGTTCAGGTCCAATGATCTTCAGAAAAACCACTTTAAATCTATTAGCAATGACCTTCATCACTAGCTTGTATAAGACCGAACATAGATTGATAGGTCGAAACTGTgaaaaatattttggatgctgAACTTTAAGTAAAAGGACTATAAGTAAATTATTGAGGTTTGGATCAATGTTCTCTCTAGAGAAAATCCGTTTAACCCACTCACAAATCGAAGGACCAACATGCTCTCACTGACTCTGATAGAATAGAGCGTGTAAGCCATCACTGCCTGGGGCTTTTAAAGGTGCCATATCAAAAAGGGCCTTCTTAATCCTTTATTTCACCTTGTGACTAAATCATTTAACACTTGTCATCATTGATTCAACTTGTGCTTTCACTATTTTATAGTTTCACTCATTTAAGTCACATTTATGATAGAGTACATTAATTAACAGAACTTATTGTTACAACTTTTTTAAAAACTTCACCCCCAAGTAAATCTTAGTAAAATATGACTCAAATATTTGTGATTCTAACTAAACATAATACGCTAATTTGCACTAAAAGTGCATCCAACCAGCACAACCAAAACACTTAGGGCTTGTACTGGACACTTATGTGTTATGGCATAAGGCATATATCGTGGTCTTCACACTAAACATTGTCTTCTAATAAAATCACACACACTAAtccttatggcatgccaactgtgttggaaaaattgtaatttatggaaactttgaggcatattctcaattgATAAAGGttgagagttgaatcataaaattatggttttatattctagtacatgagacctttacaacggtatatcataggctcaaaatggttgagtgatgaataagaaattgatgctcaaagtaagctactaggaaatatttgttgaggaaaagaaaaacttagatcccacattggttaaatatcaagtgtgagatgtgtatatatatgaaggTAACTTAATGACTAAGCTTGAAACCTTGTCTCGCACTCAAGGGGGGCTTGCACGACGTGAGTGATGCAAAATGTTTGGATTGATCAGGTCCAAAATGAGCCTGCagatattttagcccaacacgaaatttatttttcctcagcaaatatatacaaaatttgatttaaaaggacatatatcttgattttattttattctaatcaaattgatttaattgcGCCGTTAATGCAGATTTTGTCTCATTGTATATGGATATTTCCAAAATCCTCCACTTTGAATGCTTATAAAACGCTAAGACTTCTTTAGAATTTTTTGCTCAATCTCAGTCTCTCACACCGACATTATTTTCTCTCCAAAATTCTTCTCTTTTCCTCTCCATATTTTCCAATGTTCGGTGATAGAAAAAGATATCGCTTGTTCATTAATCTCTGTAATGGTGCTACGGCTTCGATCATCGtattgttgtatcctgggagacagtTGATCATCGTCTAAAGAAACTGTGTAAAACATGCCTCAACATCTAGTAAAATTCAATTCTTTATTCGATTTTTGGTTTTCTAATCTTATGTATTGGTTTTttgtatttgatattttaaataaattttatttattttattttatataaatagttgtttatttatatattttttgtttgttaACATGCTTCGTCCATTAACCTTAAGACATAATTTAGTATTTTGCAGTTCTCTAATCCGAGACAAATGAGACACCaaggcaaaaaagaaaaaaattgtattttatttgaaaataaaaatttaagttaaataaaatctgtttcgggATTTGTTCTCACCGTTCAACaaattttattccattttttattttatttccaaaacgagtatttaaattaaataaaatctatttttgtGATTTATTCCTACTGTTTAacaaattttatttctaaaacgagtattaaactaaataaaatcagtTTCGGGATTTATTTTCGCTGTCCAATAGATATTATtccaattttgatttgatttccaAAATgagtattaaaattaaataaaatttaattcaaaatttattccCGCTGTTCAACAGATTTTAttccaattttaattttatttccaaaacgagtattaaaattaaataaaatctattttgagatttttttcccaccgtttaatatattttattccatttttgattttgttgccaaaagagaaactaaaatgaaataaaatctgttttgagatttattcccgccgtttaacatattttattcaattttgattttgtttccaaattagaattaaattgaataatcttcgggatttattcccgctgtttaacagattttattcgatcttgattttatttccaaaaaaagacttaatcaaatAATTTTGTTTCGGGATTTAATCCTGCCGTTTTataaaattgattttgattttgtttcagaTTTTTAATCTTGCCGTTTAACAAATcaaagataaatttttttatttatagtgaCTTTTGTGGCTTTAAATTGTGAAAGCTTAAATTATAGCTTCAAAATTGTGacatcaaagaaaaaggaaatttattaacagtgaattaaaaagacaatatgagaatgcatgtttaggattggttctttgaaagacttggtatttaagcatgCCGAGTGTAACACATCTCTTTTAGGGTTACCTACCTGGtacattattttattgtattttattagACCGTATAAACTTTTGTTTCGGGTTTTATTAGATTCCTATCGTTTAAAAGAAGttgataatttttctaattttgattttttttcttaatagaaAATGGAAACTCCCACCAATTCAGTCAATTAGCAATCTGAAGCTTTTGTTCAAACACAATCTTTAATCCAAAACTCAGTGTTGTCGGTGGCGGCTGCTGTAAGCCACAATGCGAAACCTGCAAAATTCTCGGGATAAAATTTCAAGACTTGGAAACAGACCATGTTGAACTTgaacaaaattttgaaagatgACCCTCCTACTGTTTAAGAGGGTGAGGAAGATGAAGTTACCGTTTTCACTGCTGTTGAAGCTTGGAAACACTTTGATTTCT carries:
- the LOC107894024 gene encoding pheophytinase, chloroplastic; this translates as MAAATVLHVVAAAFLRPPHSLPRTKAKEPRLKPGLAFPHLYDNKLPVLGRGYGVGNRSFITCYVDPSTESRVSVLGVSQIKEKCSKWQWKGRYSINYFVSSSSSTNPPLLLVHGFGASIPHWRRNIDTLAQDYTVYAIDLLGFGASDKPQGFSYSMEAWAELILDFLNEVVQKPTVLIGNSVGSLACVIAASESSQNLVRGIVLLNCAGGMNNKAIVDDWRIKLLLPLLWLVDFLLKQRRIATAVFERAKQRDNLRNILLSVYGNKESVDDELVEIINGPANDEGALDAFVSIITGPPGPNPVQLMPRINLPVLVLWGDQDPFTPIDGPVGKYFSSLPSKSSNVSLYMLEGVGHCPHDDKPDLVHQKLLPWLAQVTAL